In a single window of the Acipenser ruthenus chromosome 20, fAciRut3.2 maternal haplotype, whole genome shotgun sequence genome:
- the LOC117425209 gene encoding tumor necrosis factor receptor superfamily member 14, giving the protein MDFSFFKLPGFFLYIIYLGNLGKIIAAPSKRCNKSNEYFEEVVNRCCTNCQPGSYMKHRCSVFNDTVCAPCQKDHYTDIWHHSSECERCKQDCKQENGLVVVQSCSSSSQLVCDCKPGHSCEIFTPSGSCLSCAPNTGNQVTTSPPEKTTSCGPGTFLNGSSGMCQQRKNCVALGKELAIEGNATEDTVCIQKEKQKPDRFPDFAVLVTVVGAGVMIFLGVIAMLLSKKIKLLGFKRVFKSCKTKEKEVINGIAHVQETQTDGKLLANGTPTESLQKDRPQAGPEGGDWSRVASPQTANQRAESQPARNNMPTDPTNGLLGPLHIYSPGTVFVGLINNVPGHSCESRQGGATQGDSLGDMLRFPQQEQGLLSMGEGPPLQEEGKESHLSREEGQG; this is encoded by the exons aaaaggTGCAACAAAAGCAATGAATATTTTGAAGAAGTTGTGAATCGTTGCTGTACAAATTGCCAACCAG GTTCCTATATGAAGCATCGCTGCTCTGTCTTCAATGACACTGTGTGTGCTCCCTGCCAGAAGGATCACTACACTGATATCTGGCACCACAGCTCTGAGTGTGAGCGCTGCAAACAGGACTGTAAACAAG AGAACGGTTTAGTTGTGGTGCAGAGCTGTTCCAGCAGCAGTCAGTTAGTCTGTGATTGTAAACCAGGCCACTCCTGTGAAATATTCACTCCTAGTGGCTCCTGCCTCAGCTGCGCTCCAAACACAG GTAACCAGGTGACCACTTCCCCTCCTGAAAAAACAACTTCCTGTGGACCTGGTACATTCTTAAATGGGTCTTCCGGCATGTGTCAACAGCGTAAAAA CTGTGTGGCGCTGGGGAAAGAGCTGGCCATCGAAGGCAATGCTACAGAAGACACTGTCTGCATAcagaaggaaaaacaaaaaccag ATCGATTTCCAGATTTTGCCGTGCTAGTCACTGTCGTGGGGGCCGGCGTTATGATTTTTCTGGGGGTGATCGCAATGTTATTATCAAAGAAAATTAAACTCCTTGGATTCAAACGAG ttttcaaatcatgcaaaacaaaagagaaagag GTTATTAATGGCATTGCACACGTCCAGGAGACTCAAACAGATGGCAAGCTCTTAGCCAATGGGACGCCAACAGAGAGCTTGCAGAAGGACCGCCCCCAAGCAGGGCCTGAGGGAGGTGATTGGTCCAGAGTGGCCTCACCACAAACAGCCAATCAGAGGGCAGAGAGCCAGCCTGCCAGAAACAACATGCCCACAGATCCAACCAATGGACTGCTAG GTCCTCTACATATCTATAGCCCAGGCACAGTGTTTGTGGGGTTGATAAACAATGTCCCAGGGCACTCTTGTGAGTCGAGGCAGGGAGGGGCCACTCAGGGGGACAGCCTGGGAGACATGCTTCGATTCCCTCAGCAAGAGCAGGGGCTGCTAAGCATGGGAGAGGGGCCCCCCCTGCAGGAGGAGGGCAAGGAGAGCCACCTGTCCAGAGAGGAGGGGCAGGGCTAG